A stretch of the Biomphalaria glabrata unplaced genomic scaffold, xgBioGlab47.1 scaffold_20, whole genome shotgun sequence genome encodes the following:
- the LOC129924133 gene encoding uncharacterized protein LOC129924133 — protein MKTIEKVLRKLKGNFGIKHFPRDRYKTAIEDKNRKYYRPAEIKFISTVRLSDLLASFYIAQKTETARQSALNSQEYSNYQLQHVHLNTLTCWESMSEDFF, from the exons ATGAAAACAATTGAGAAGGTCCTTCGCAAGTTAAAAGGCAACTTTGGTATCAAACATTTTCCTAGAGATAGGTACAAAACAGCTATAGAGGACAAAAATAGAAAGTATTACCGCCCTGCTGAAATAAAg TTTATAAGCACAGTAAGACTTTCTGATCTTTTGGCATCATTTTACATAGCTCAG aagaCAGAAACTGCCAGACAGTCTGCTCTGAACTCCCAAGAGTACTCAAATTACCAG cTACAACATGTTCACTTAAACACTTTGACGTGCTGGGAATCAATGTCCGAGGACTTCTTTTGA
- the LOC129924132 gene encoding probable phosphorylase b kinase regulatory subunit beta translates to MLNIKLNGFYMLSKHQILRNQSPINGLFPSIGSDKNTNRIAHVQDSIYCAVAVWSLAQVYNQIFIRIDSNPLLVNVSLKIDDDQGSIISWAKLMIGMLQCWIFKLASFSLRATMVHLKHFSMCNVGYDRQIK, encoded by the exons ATGCTGAACATAAAACTTAATGGTTTTTATATGCTCT CAAAACATCAAATCTTGCGAAACCAGAGTCCTATCAATGGTCTTTTTCCTTCTATTGGATCTGACAAGAATACAAATAGAATAGCTCATGTTCAGGATTCTATTTATTGTGCAGTTGCTGTTTGGTCACTGGCTCAAGTTTATAA TCAGATTTTCATCAGAATAGATAGCAATCCTTTGTTAGTCAATGTCTCACT AAAGATTGATGATGACCAGGGCAGTATCATTAGTTGGGCCAAGCTGATGATAGGTATGTTGCAATGTTGGATATTcaagttggcctccttcagtcttagagcgactatggttcatctcaaacacttttccATGTGCAATGTTGGATATGACAGGCAGATAAAGTGA